The genomic segment TCAGTTATCTTTCCTCAGGGTCCAACTACCTGTGCAAGTTTCCAGAAGTCTCTGGAGGTCGTGCTTGATGGAGAAGGTGAGTGAACAGGTGTTTCTCTGACGTCCTGTCCCTGTCGAGGCTCAGACTCATCTCGCCGACTGCTCAATTTGTTTCTCAGGTGAGTCTTCCACCTGTGATGAGGTGCACAACAGGATGCTCAGTACCTCAGCGCACATGGATGGTGAGTGTCCAAAGCGGCAGCAGGACGCTTGTGTAAAGGTGAGGATGTCGGAGTCCTTTTACTCAGCCCGTTCTAACGAGGCGTCTGTGCCGCAGACATCGTCCAGAGGCTGGTGGAGCTGATCAGAGCGGAGGGAGATGACATCGACAGGAAGGTGAATCAGACGCGTAGATGGCTGCGGCAGGTCGGCGCCTCAGTACTGAACACCGGTGTGTTTCTGTCAGATCAAACAGAACCTGGAcctccagcagcagctcagagacCTGGACTACGACATGTTCAAGAAGCTTACCTCCAGCGTGCAGAGCCTGGTCCACCCAGCGGAGCGGGCAGTGCCCTCTGAGGTTCAGATTCAGAGGCAG from the Oreochromis niloticus isolate F11D_XX linkage group LG7, O_niloticus_UMD_NMBU, whole genome shotgun sequence genome contains:
- the si:ch211-218c6.8 gene encoding apoptosis facilitator Bcl-2-like protein 14, with protein sequence MLSTSAHMDDIVQRLVELIRAEGDDIDRKIKQNLDLQQQLRDLDYDMFKKLTSSVQSLVHPAERAVPSEVQIQRQTIALAFEVTSRLSATSLVHQRRVLSFGERYIRENHSAWVEQHGGWAEAFSID